A genomic segment from Streptomyces sp. NBC_00459 encodes:
- the hisI gene encoding phosphoribosyl-AMP cyclohydrolase, which translates to MSSSTPPPSGPHGPSSLAPEIAARLKRGPDGLVPAVAQQYDTGEVLMLGWMDDEALHRTLTTGRCTYWSRSRQEYWVKGDTSGHFQHVKSVALDCDADTVLVKVDQVGAACHTGARNCFDADVLLDVSFEDADSGVLPQGQ; encoded by the coding sequence ATGAGCAGCAGCACGCCCCCGCCCAGCGGGCCCCACGGCCCCAGCTCCCTGGCCCCGGAGATCGCCGCGCGCCTCAAGCGCGGCCCCGACGGGCTCGTCCCCGCCGTCGCCCAGCAGTACGACACCGGTGAGGTGCTCATGCTGGGCTGGATGGACGACGAGGCGCTGCACCGCACCCTGACCACAGGGCGCTGCACCTACTGGTCGCGCAGCCGCCAGGAGTACTGGGTCAAGGGCGACACCTCCGGCCACTTCCAGCACGTGAAGTCCGTCGCCCTCGACTGCGACGCCGACACCGTGCTCGTCAAGGTCGACCAGGTGGGCGCCGCCTGCCACACCGGCGCGCGGAACTGCTTCGACGCCGACGTCCTGCTCGACGTGTCGTTCGAGGACGCCGATTCCGGCGTACTCCCACAGGGTCAGTAA
- a CDS encoding TIGR03085 family metal-binding protein produces MSTYAKRERLLLADLLETEGPDAPTLCEGWRGRDLAAHVVVRERRPDAAGGLLIKQLGSRLDRVMAEFADKPYEELIQLIRTGPPRFSPFSLKQVDEASNTVEFYVHTEDVRRARPDWTPRELDPVFQDALWSRLERTARLTGRGAATGLVLRRPNGQTAVAHRGTPVVTVTGEPSELLLFLYGRQEVADVELEGDKDAIAKLHESKQLGI; encoded by the coding sequence ATGTCTACCTACGCGAAGCGTGAACGACTTCTTCTCGCCGACCTGTTGGAGACCGAGGGTCCCGACGCGCCGACCCTGTGCGAGGGCTGGCGGGGCCGTGATCTCGCCGCGCACGTGGTGGTGCGCGAGCGCCGCCCGGATGCCGCCGGTGGTCTGCTGATCAAGCAGCTCGGCTCCCGTCTCGATCGGGTGATGGCGGAGTTCGCCGACAAGCCGTACGAGGAGCTGATCCAGCTGATCCGTACCGGCCCGCCGCGTTTCTCGCCGTTCTCACTGAAGCAGGTGGACGAGGCGTCGAACACCGTCGAGTTCTACGTCCACACGGAGGACGTCCGCCGGGCGCGGCCCGACTGGACGCCCCGCGAGCTGGACCCGGTCTTCCAGGACGCCCTGTGGTCCCGTCTGGAGCGCACCGCCCGTCTGACGGGCCGGGGCGCGGCGACAGGCCTGGTGCTGCGGCGTCCGAACGGCCAGACGGCGGTCGCCCACCGCGGCACCCCGGTGGTCACGGTGACCGGCGAGCCGTCCGAGCTGCTGCTGTTCCTGTACGGCCGCCAGGAGGTCGCCGACGTGGAGCTGGAGGGCGACAAGGACGCGATCGCCAAGCTGCACGAGTCGAAACAGCTGGGCATCTGA